A window of Diabrotica virgifera virgifera chromosome 9, PGI_DIABVI_V3a contains these coding sequences:
- the LOC126891486 gene encoding uncharacterized protein LOC126891486 has product MTDANTSANTSASVDRISVKIPPFWPNDPEIWFLQVENQFTLANITSDATKFNYIVANLDTAYILEVRDIIVSPPATERYEKLKSELIKRLSASQQQKIKRLLEHEELGDRRPSQFLRHLQSLAGTTVPENIVRSLWLGRLPASTQAILATQAKASLDAVAELADTISEAIAPRAQISEASNALESTIEKLTAELAEMKIQLSSLSNAQAQANTYRRNRSNSRGRPYPRDRSYSRERNSDICWYHYHFGDQAQKCSPPCKLQGNVASSR; this is encoded by the coding sequence ATGACGGACGCTAACACCAGTGCCAATACCAGTGCCTCAGTGGATCGGATTTCAGTTAAAATCCCACCTTTCTGGCCCAACGATCCTGAAATATGGTTCCTGCAAGTAGAAAACCAATTTACACTGGCAAATATAACAAGTGACGCAACCAAATTCAACTATATAGTTGCCAATTTAGACACAGCCTACATATTAGAAGTTAGGGACATCATTGTTTCACCACCAGCCACAGAGAggtatgaaaaattaaaatcagaATTAATTAAGAGACTTAGTGCATCACAGcaacaaaagattaaaagacTACTCGAACATGAAGAACTGGGCGATCGAAGACCTTCGCAGTTCTTACGACATTTACAGTCTTTAGCAGGCACAACGGTACCAGAAAATATTGTAAGGTCTCTGTGGTTAGGTAGACTGCCAGCGTCTACACAGGCTATTCTAGCTACTCAAGCTAAAGCTAGTTTGGACGCAGTTGCCGAGCTAGCTGACACAATATCTGAAGCGATAGCTCCTAGGGCCCAAATTTCAGAAGCTTCTAACGCTCTTGAAAGTACCATAGAAAAATTGACAGCCGAATTAGCTGAAATGAAAATCCAGCTATCCAGCTTGTCAAATGCTCAAGCACAAGCTAACACATACCGTCGAAACCGCAGCAACTCAAGAGGCAGACCTTATCCTAGAGACAGGAGCTACAGCAGGGAACGTAATAGTGATATTTGTTGGTATCACTACCATTTTGGTGACCAGGCCCAAAAGTGCTCTCCTCCGTGCAAGCTCCAGGGAAACGTCGCAAGCAGTCGGTAA